The Macrobrachium rosenbergii isolate ZJJX-2024 chromosome 29, ASM4041242v1, whole genome shotgun sequence genome contains the following window.
TTAAGTACAAGACTAGAGTCCATAAAGGTCTCATACCTTATCACCTTTGCCAGTACATACAACAGTGTTTACCTGACCTTCCAGTAACTGGAGCTCCAACATTTATCTTTACCAAAAGGCTAAGACGAAAAGGACACTAATGAAAACCTCTGTTACCACAAGGGCCTTTCTCACTGTAACTCACTAAAGGCCTGTAAAACGACAGTCCAGGAGAGTATCCTTTCAAACATGAAGACTGTCACTGGAATATCAGCATCTAGTAGACAAGCCTGTGTGTGCTTTAAACAcactattctttctttcttaacatCACCATAATCACTAGGATCACTGGAAACAGTCAAAGCGTATTCACTGTTGACTAGGGTGAATGTTTGATCTATATGCAGACCACAGTATCCCAACAAAACGGTGGGTTACCTGCTAAGCAAGGTAATAAGAGTTTGCCAGTATGAAGGTTTCACTCTCAATCATCTGTCTTACAGATTCCATTGAAATAAAACTATGTCAACCTTCCAGTAAGCTGAGAACACATTTCAGCAGTTACAAACTGCAGCTCATGGAATCATTTAAGAGCTCTCTTTGTACCTGAGACACATTGCAGTAGTCTGCTTCTTCTGACATAAATGGAAAACGTCCGATACTGCATTCAGCTCCCAGACATTGCTGACCTTAATAGCCAGAACAATAAAAGTATCACATAACCATATCTAATAAACAGTTATTCACACAAGATTGAGTGAATCACTGAATGCCATGTCAAGTGTAAGATTTGGAAAGAAGGCGTTCTTGTCCATTAATCTTAATCGCAGAATTAATTTTCCACAGTACACTGATAAAGTAAATAGTGAAATTCCAGTGTTTAGATGTTTTAAATCAtcatcaatttggatttttcaaTGGCATAACTAAGGGAgacagcatccttctccaaatgGCTTTTCGTTCACCATCATGCTATTATTTGTAAGCCATGTACGTGCCATCATTTGCTGTACTCTCAACCTCAGTTAGAATTCTAATTCTCTGCTTAGAGCCAGGCATTAGAAAGTTCAGGGTCTGATGACTCTAACAAGTTATTCTGCCACTTTTCAAAATGGAACTTATTAAAAAGGTCAATTAGCTTGTGCAGACcttttttactgaaaatgaacCTGTGCTGGCTTAAACTTAGCTCGATTGAGCTCTAATGTTGTCTGCAGctattttactgaaaataagtGTGGATattaatgaagataattcagtttaGGTGTAAGAAGCACCTACCTCCAACTTATATAGTTTTGTCCTAACATTTCGTTCTTTAGTTTGCAACGTTAGTTgtgatggaaaatgaaaactaatgtaAACTTCGACCAAACAAAACGATCAATGCCCTTTTTATATCTAGTCTTAACAGGTAcctaaaattatatgtataccaGATCAACTGAACTCATGGATAGGTAAATGAAGTAAGTattcttctttcatatttatttttcgaaaaaaaacatatttactcATTTCTTACAGAATTCTTtttcactctcacacacacactctctcttcaTAAATATGCCTTTTGATATGTTAGGTATTACGAGTCCAATACCTGTCATTAATATTGTACTTCACAACAGGAATACACAATGATGATTTATGACGTCTATACACAAATAATcgaacgaaatatatatatattattgataaggAACCATTTCAAATCCGTAAATCCCCTAATTTCTCAATAATTGATGTGAGGAGACTCAAGTAGTATTTAAAAcagttctctctcactctttctcgaTTCTATGGAGTCATGGTTTGTAAAGCGAAGATCCATTGAATCATTCTTTACCAATTTTGTGAAACGTCGTAGAACAATTAAGAGAAAGCCCCAGGGAATGTCTGATCAGGCCTCTCGGTGCAGAAGTACTGCCTGGTGATTGGGTCCTGGTTCCAGAACTTGCAGGGACCGCCGAAGGCGTTCGTGAAGGGGCTGGCGCCTCCaactggaagagaaaagaaaacgggaataaacattcagttcttcttcttctgcagacTTCGCTTGTGACACTGTAACTGATTAAGGCGACAGAGtttgcaacttttatttttttcttttttaacacttAGGGTCGTCTTAACGACAATTTACTTACATCCAGGCTGGCCGAAACCACCTTGGCCGAATCCAACGCCGCCGAATCCAGGTTGACCGAACCCAGGTTGACCGAACCCAGGTTGACCGAATCCGCCGCCGAATTGCGGATAAGCGACTGCGACCGTTAGGACGAGTGCCAATGCCAACAGGGAAGTTGTGCGGAACTGTGAAATGGTATGATGAGTTTCATGTCATATAAAATGCTTCTGCTATAAatgtgtagaataaaaaaaatacataaatgtatacactgTTTGCATTTATCTAAGTGTTGTTTCcaaatagtatgtatatgtatgtatatatatatatatatatatatatatatatatatatatatatatatatatatatatatatatatatattcatttcttaatataaataaaccTATATGTTAAAGCATATAATTATCTGCATCAAgacatatatatcaaaatctaCATGCGTGCTTGCATGAATCAAAGTCAAAGAAATTCACAGAACATTGGAGTCCATTGCCAAGCAACGAGCCCCGAAATGAGCGCAACACATAAAGACCTCTCACCATTGCTGCTTTGATTGTCAGACGGAAAAGAAGTAAGCGACCGAGCCCGTTCCGCCTTCTATAAATACTGCGAGATTCTTGCCAGAGGCCACCATCTCAGGAAACAGGAGAGACTGAGACAGAAAAACTCGTTCTTCCACTCTCACAATCTGACGGAATTTCCTGTCAGTTCGGACTGCCCCGGACAGGTCCTCTGTCTTCCTTCCGAGTCGTATTCCAAGAACCTTCGGGACTTCCAACAGCagctggaacgagagagagagacagagaatgacaCACTAAGACGTCGCTTTTGATGACGTAGTCATTACGCATTCTGCCCAAACAACAAACTCAGACGGGAATCCCAGGTAAGGATAGTGACAGAGAGACCTGGGGGAGGGGCCTGCTGCCGCTTCCTTGCCCACCGAAGGTCAAGACCTTTGAAGCTTCTGCAGGGATTTACCTGGCGAGTTGATTTCTTATGCAGGGCATCGCCGTCGTCATACTTTGTATTTGATGACGCACGTCTGATCCGcttcctttgttcctttctttttttcctagaCGCTTGTTAATAATGACTGTATCAGGGGAGAAATTTAAGGATATTCGTCATAGAAATCTGAGTTAGTTAGTACACATGGATGTGTAAAATTTTAAACGTTTGCAAATACATGTTTATGCATATCTGTTTACtataaatattcattgtttaaCTGTAAACATACTTATAGGCATCGAagattatatatctttatagtacgtattaataaatatccacaacatatatatatacatatatatatatatatatatatatatatatatatatatatatatatatatatatatatatatatatatatatatatatatatatatatatatatatatatgacacagaCCGAGAACAGGATTTATGCAGTTCGCTCTTTTAGTACCGGTCTGACCAGTATAATAACATTGCCAAGGGCCAGTCCCTAAGGAGGACTCCACCATATTCCCCATCCCCAAAGACCTCTCCATTTCTACTTCCTTCATGCGTAAGTTCTGTGTGGATTCAACAAAATGATGcatttgaaataatgataatttttctgaCTACCTTCTTTACTTTATTGCTAGTTATTGCGACCAGTTTGCTgtatttactcaaatattcatATTTGCTTCGTTTCTGCTGCATCATTTTGATGTTTCATTCATTGACAATGTTTACCGGAGGCCAGTTACAATACAACACCTTGCCGTCATCTTGCCCTGCATCTAGGTTTGTGCGTTTTGTACAGGTGGCGTTTCTGTCGCTCTCTTGCTTATTCGGAGTCATCCCTCCCTCTTGAGCCAGCTATTTGACACCTTAGAGGAAGCTTTGTCTCTACTAATCCGTGTCAAGGTTCATCATCTTCAGACGGGTTGATCAAATTCCTTTACGTTTTCTTTCACCATCGGTCTTCGCCATTTCGTGTCTCTTCTTTTACACAGGAGGCGAGCCAGCAAATCAATTATATGCTGAAGACGGACGTAAAGGAAAGAATATCTAGATGGGAAACGGAACCATGCTTAACCCTAAACGAAAGCAAGCAGTCCTTTTTGAAGCTTGCAACAAAACGTGGTTGAATTGTGTAAGATGTAATGCGTGATACTGAACGACAAAAGCCATTAGAGTGATCGATAACACtgagaagggaatttttaaaaggaatattctCGGTTTCATGAGCCAGTCCTTCACAAGACTGACTTTTCATTTctcctccattcttcttcttcttgccttttgtttacttttttatttagcactgaattttatcaactttttttcacTCCTTCTGGAGCtctgaagaaaaatttaattgaaactAAACCAGAGAAATTTATCGCTGCAATCATGCATTTCTCAGTTCCAAATATACATTTCTTCTCTATTTATTGTGATCTTAGATCATTGTTCCCATCTCTTTAACTACAATTTTCA
Protein-coding sequences here:
- the LOC136854380 gene encoding gastrolith matrix protein-like, coding for MFRTTSLLALALVLTVAVAYPQFGGGFGQPGFGQPGFGQPGFGGVGFGQGGFGQPGFGGASPFTNAFGGPCKFWNQDPITRQYFCTERPDQTFPGAFS